From Symphalangus syndactylus isolate Jambi chromosome X, NHGRI_mSymSyn1-v2.1_pri, whole genome shotgun sequence, the proteins below share one genomic window:
- the BEX2 gene encoding protein BEX2 isoform X3 gives MESKEERALNNLNVENVNQENDEKKEKEQVANKAEPLALPLDAGEYCVPRGNRRRFRVRQPILQYRWDIMHRLGEPQARMREENMERIGEEVRQLMEKLREKQLSHSLRAVSTDPPHHDHHDEFCLMP, from the coding sequence ATGGAGTCCAAAGAGGAACGGGCGTTAAACAATCTCAACGTGGAAAATGTCAACCaggaaaatgatgaaaaaaaagaaaaggagcaagTTGCTAATAAAGCGGAGCCCTTGGCCCTCCCTTTGGATGCTGGTGAATACTGTGTGCCTAGAGGAAATCGTAGGCGGTTCCGCGTTAGGCAGCCCATCCTGCAGTATAGATGGGACATAATGCATAGGCTTGGAGAGCCACAGGCAAGGATGAGAGAGGAGAATATGGAAAGGATTGGGGAGGAGGTGAGACAGCTGATGGAAAAGCTGAGGGAAAAGCAGTTGAGTCATAGTCTGCGGGCAGTCAGCACTGATCCCCCTCACCATGACCATCACGATGAGTTTTGCCTTATGCCCTGA
- the BEX2 gene encoding protein BEX2 isoform X2, with protein sequence MQKMVCGAKCRGDAPHVENPEEETARIGLGVMESKEERALNNLNVENVNQENDEKKEKEQVANKAEPLALPLDAGEYCVPRGNRRRFRVRQPILQYRWDIMHRLGEPQARMREENMERIGEEVRQLMEKLREKQLSHSLRAVSTDPPHHDHHDEFCLMP encoded by the exons ATGCAGAAAATG GTCTGCGGGGCCAAGTGTCGCGGCGACGCACCTCACGTCGAGAATCCGGAGGAGGAGACTGCAAGGATAGGCCTAG GAGTAATGGAGTCCAAAGAGGAACGGGCGTTAAACAATCTCAACGTGGAAAATGTCAACCaggaaaatgatgaaaaaaaagaaaaggagcaagTTGCTAATAAAGCGGAGCCCTTGGCCCTCCCTTTGGATGCTGGTGAATACTGTGTGCCTAGAGGAAATCGTAGGCGGTTCCGCGTTAGGCAGCCCATCCTGCAGTATAGATGGGACATAATGCATAGGCTTGGAGAGCCACAGGCAAGGATGAGAGAGGAGAATATGGAAAGGATTGGGGAGGAGGTGAGACAGCTGATGGAAAAGCTGAGGGAAAAGCAGTTGAGTCATAGTCTGCGGGCAGTCAGCACTGATCCCCCTCACCATGACCATCACGATGAGTTTTGCCTTATGCCCTGA
- the BEX2 gene encoding protein BEX2 isoform X1, whose protein sequence is MQKMVVCGAKCRGDAPHVENPEEETARIGLGVMESKEERALNNLNVENVNQENDEKKEKEQVANKAEPLALPLDAGEYCVPRGNRRRFRVRQPILQYRWDIMHRLGEPQARMREENMERIGEEVRQLMEKLREKQLSHSLRAVSTDPPHHDHHDEFCLMP, encoded by the exons ATGCAGAAAATGGTG GTCTGCGGGGCCAAGTGTCGCGGCGACGCACCTCACGTCGAGAATCCGGAGGAGGAGACTGCAAGGATAGGCCTAG GAGTAATGGAGTCCAAAGAGGAACGGGCGTTAAACAATCTCAACGTGGAAAATGTCAACCaggaaaatgatgaaaaaaaagaaaaggagcaagTTGCTAATAAAGCGGAGCCCTTGGCCCTCCCTTTGGATGCTGGTGAATACTGTGTGCCTAGAGGAAATCGTAGGCGGTTCCGCGTTAGGCAGCCCATCCTGCAGTATAGATGGGACATAATGCATAGGCTTGGAGAGCCACAGGCAAGGATGAGAGAGGAGAATATGGAAAGGATTGGGGAGGAGGTGAGACAGCTGATGGAAAAGCTGAGGGAAAAGCAGTTGAGTCATAGTCTGCGGGCAGTCAGCACTGATCCCCCTCACCATGACCATCACGATGAGTTTTGCCTTATGCCCTGA